CACCGAGACGATGCTCATCGACATAAAGGTCGCGCGGGCCCACTGGGCGAACTGGTAGATATTAAACGGTGCCCAGAGCGGAATACGGATGATCTCCGGCGGGATCACGGGCAGCGTCTCCCAGGGCCACTCACCGATCGTAGCGAGCCAGAAGCGGGTAAACATGCGCGCCTTCTGCATGCCCCCGTGGGAGAGGATCCACTCGCGGGCCAAGCGTGTCGGCTCTTCATCCGGGCCCATCCCGGCACTGCGCAGGGCCGCATAGCACTCGATCGTGGTATTAATATCCCCCAACTCGGCACCATAGTAAATGTCCCACGAGCCGTCTTCACGCTGTTTGTGGATGATGCCCTTGATGATCTTGTCGTACTTGGGGTCATCGGTACGCTCCAGGAAGTGCATAGCGAGCACCCACTGCGCCTCCATGCAGCAGTTTGACTCCAGCACATCGTTCCAGAAGCCTTCAGACTTTTGTTCACGGGCCAGCCAGTCGAGTGCGCCTCGGATACCTTGATCAAGAGAGAGTGTCATAATAAATGGATACAGTTCAAAATGTTCAGATGGACCTATTTCTTTCGGGAGGCACGTGTCGCCTTAGCCGCAGGCTTGGCAGCTTTCTTGGATTTCTGTTTCGGTGATGGGAGAGTGGCCATAATCTCAGCGTAGAGCTCGGTCCATTCATCCTCCTTCATGGACATAAAGCCAAAGCTGCGCAACACGAACGCGCCCTCCATCGCCATAAATGCGATACGGGCCTGCCGCCCCTCCGGCGTGCTCAGATCGAGCGGCTGCAAATGTTCACGGTACCAGGTGCGGGCAGTCTCCATGTGCTCCGGGCTCTGCAATAGCATGGCCATGAGGCCAGCCGCTCGGGCATGAGAGTTCTTATTGATGCTCGCGGTCGCCTCGACGTAGCCGCGTACGGCAGCCACAGGGTCAGAGGCGGGAGGGGTCCGCTCATCGATCTCATCCTGAAACTGACGGCACCAGCGCTCCACCATCGCATCGATCATGCCGCGCTTCGACCCGAAGCAGTACTGTACGCCGCCTTTGGTGATCCCAGCAGCGCGAGCCACCGCGTCCATACTCAGGTCCGCTGCCCCGTGCGTGAGCACGATCTGTTCGGCAGCGTCCAGCACGGCATTACGGTCGATATTCTGTTGTCGGCCCATTTTTGATTCCGTACGTATGTATTGAAAAATAGAGTGGCAAGCAGAATTTATCGCGATGCGCCATAATTCCTGCGCCCAAGTAAAGGGACGAGAATTCGGGCTGGCCCTCCTGTGAGCCGACTCTCAGGATGCGGCTTTGTCCTGATGGCCACCTTAGCGAAAGTTCTCCGATTAAGCTCCGCCCTCCTGCTGGCGGCAGGGATGGGCACGCTGTCCGCCCAGAGTGAGACGCCCCCGCCAGCTACGACGAGCAGCCGTGCTGACAACCCACCGGCAGCCGCCACCGATCAGGTGCGTGTGGTGTACTTCTATCAGGTCGGGTGTGGTGAGTGTGAGCAGGCGCAGGCCTCACTGGAGGAGCTCCAGGCTGCGATGCCAGAGCTCGTTATCGAGAAGCACGACATACGTAACACCGCCGCCATGCGCTTAAACGAGGCGCTGTCCGAGCACTTCGGACTCCCCGAAAACCAACGCCTGCTGGCCCCGGCGGTTTTCACACGGGCCGGTGCACTCGGGCGCGAGGAGATAGACTTTGTCTCGCTGGCCGAGCTGCTGGACCGCACGCTCTCCACCCCACCCTCGGACTGGTATCCAAGCATGGATACGGAGCCCACCGCGCAGACCGATCAGAGTATCCGCCAGCGCTTTGAGCACATGACTGGCTGGATCGTGCTCGTCGCGGGCCTACTGGACGGGGTCAACCCCTGCGCCTTTGCCACCATCCTGTTCTTCCTTTCGTACCTGCATGTGGCCAAGCGCACGCCCGCGCAAATGCTGCAGGTCGGCCTGGCTTTTGCCCTGGCGATCTTTCTCACCTATCTGGCGCTCGGAGCCGGGTTCGCACAGGCCATCAGCCACGCGTCCGCCGTGCGTGCCATCGCGAATATTTTTAACTGGGTACTGGCCGCCGCCGCACTGGTGCTCGCTATCCTCTGCATCCGGGACGGCTTCCTCTGCCTGCGCGGACGGCTGAACGACACGGCCCTCAAGCTGCCCCTGTTTCTGCGTAAACGCATCAACGCCGCCATCCGTCACGGCACCCGGCACCGCCGTATCGTGCTGGCTGCCTTCGGGGCCGGTGTGGTCGTCTCCGTGCTGGAGCTGGCCTGCACCGGCCAGATCTACGCCCCGGTCATCCTCTACATGTACCATACCGGCGCAGAGAAAACCGCGGCCCTGGGCTATCTGGTCCTCTACAACCTCGCCTTCACGGTGCCCCTGCTCATCGTCATCGTGCTGGCGTTTTTCGGGCTGAGCAACGAGCGCCTGACCGCGTTTTTCCAGAGGAATGCCGCGCTGGTAAAGTTCGCCACCGGCGGTCTCTTTCTGCTCATCCTCGCCCTGCTTCTGAGCACGATGATTGCGTTTTAGAATAGCATAGCAGCCGCTCTGGAATCCGGCAGCTATTTCTCGCAACCCTTGGGCAAATCATCCTCCTCGCCCGTCACGTAGCTGCTTCCCGAGGCCAATCTCTGCGACGCATCCCCGGTCAAGTGCAGCGCCTGCGCGGGGAGCGCCAAGCGGATACCTGCCGCCTCAAAGCGGCTCAGAATCTCGCGGTTAACGCGCTGGGCATGCTCCTGAAACTCCCAGTAAGCAGGAGGGTGGTACCAGTAGATGACCAGAATGTTGAGCGAGGCAGGGTTAAACTCATTGAAGAAGATGCGAGGCGGGAAGCCCGGCTGGTTGATCTCGGTATTGATGCGGCGAGTCTTGTCCTCCAGTTCCGGGTTGGCCTCGATCTGCTCCTGACTGTGCGGCACCTCATGCACGGCGAGAACCTCCCGCAGGATGTTCACCGCCTCCTCGGCCTTCTCAGGAGAAGTGTCCAGCGGCAGCGCCAGATTTACCAGACGTCGGATATAGGGGCGCTGAGTGACGTTCACAATATCGGCCCGCGCGACATCCTCATTCGGGATAACTGCGACGAGGCCATCGAGCTGGCGAATCCGCGTCGAGCGCAGCCCGATCTCCTCCACGACCCCATCGTGCCCGCGGATCTGGATGCGCTGCCCCACCCTGAAAGGCCGGTCCAGCAGCAGCATAATGCTCCCGAAGATATTACGCAGGGACTCCTGCGCCGCCAGCGCAACAGCAAGACCCGTCACCCCGGCCCCGGCCAGAACCGTCGCCAGCGTGAACCCCATCTTCTGGAGCCCCTCAAGCAAGACGACCGCGGCCACCACGATGCTGGCCAGCCGCAGCCCGAAGCGCACGAGGTAAGCATCTACTCCACGCCTGTCGAAGCGCGGGGCCAGAAAAACGATATCGGTCAAGATGCTCCCTCCGGCGAAGATCATCGCAACTACACAGAGAAGCACCGTCCCCTGCTGGATGTAGTGAACCGTGGCCAGAACCGTTCCCGTCAGAAAAACATCCTCACTGAAGAACCCGCTCAATCTCGTGACCAGATAGATAATCAGTAACGGAATAACCAACCACAAGAGGCCCGAGAGGACACGTGGCAAGCGCCGCGACAGCACCTTGATCAAGCGGTTCACCAGCCAGACCAGCAGCACAGCGGCAAAGGTCAGCACAACCACGATCGCGAGCTGCCATACGCGCATACCCCACACGCCCCGGCGTGTCCACTCCGGCAGAGACTGGATCAATCCATCCGGGATGCCGGGACCCGGTGTGTTAAAATACGCCTCCCTCAGTCCGGCAAATTCCGGGTACACGAAGGAATGGTGGGAAACGCCCTCGTACATCTCTTTGGCGTTCAGCACCGTGTAGAGTGAGAACTGGAAGCGCCCCTCGAACTCTCCCGAATCCACATAGACAATCTCGATCGGGCTCCCGTACACGTTCCAGATACCGGGAAAACCATCTCTCATCTCCTGAATGGCTTCCGCATGATCCGGCAGGATGTCCGCGGGCGGCAGGTCGAAGCGCGCGATCGCATCACGCAGATAGACAGCAGCCTCCATCCCAGCATCTGTCCGCAGCGAAGGCGCGATTTCGCGCAGGTCGAACAGGTTGACGATCTGCTTCTCCAGATACTTCAGTCGTGGCTCGTTCTCGTAGGTAAATCCGTTTTCCTGAATCTCCTGGCTGAACTCATCCATCAGCAGCAGCATAGACTCCCAAGTCTGGCGCGGGCTCGTTAGCCGGGCAAAGTTTACGGTCTGACGGTAGTCACGCACACTCTCCCGGGCACCCGGCACAGAGATCGCGGGCCGCCGCCCCGCTGCTGGAGTCGGCGCACTGGCACCAGAGGGCTGCGCCTCCGAAGGAGCGGCCGGAGCGGCTTCCTGCTGCCCGGTATCCGTGGTATCACCCGGAGAACTCGGCTCATCCTGAGCCGCCAGACTCGCGCACAAGAGTCCCGAGAGGGCTAATGTCTGTATAAACCGCAAATATCGACTCCAAGCCATTATACGTTAGGGCTATGCAATATCCACACCAGGTCAAGCAGACCGGCGTAAAACGACATAGGCTTAAAAACAAAAAGTCGCAACAGACTCAGGATTCGCGACCGGCGGCCAGCTCCAGCAGGGAACGTTCGCCGAGGTCCTGTACGGCCCGGACAATGGCCTGTCCGACAAAATCCATCGCAGCAATCGCCTTCAGCCGCTCACGCACTTGCGGGTACTCCTCCACGGTAAAGAGCAGGCTGTGCAGCTTGCAGCCCTCGGCCAGTGCCACCAGCACAACATCGTGCGGATCGGGAATCTCCTCAGCGTCGAGCGCAAGCGCGCGGATGCGGTCCACGACGTTGTCGTAGCTCTCGCCATCGGCGATAGGATGCAGCAGCGGGCGTTTAATCCAGAGAAAGGAGTTATCGCGCTGCGTCAGCACGCCCTGATCGACAAGACGCTGCAGCGTGCGGGAAATCAGCATATGCCCCTGCAAAGCCAGACGGGCCAGCGCCTGGCGCAGCGGCACGCGATCCTCGCCCTCACGGATCGTCTGCAGGGCGGCATCGAGAAACTGGCTGCGCTTGAACTTGGTCTGCAGGATCACCACCGCGTCCGGCTCCGTATCGATCACCTCCTGGAAAGACAACTCAAGCAGGAGGGCCCCAGCCAGTGACAGCTCCAGCGACTTGCGCGGAAGCGGGTGAAACTTACCCGTGCCCGGATCGAGCGCGAGCAGGACGAGTTCTTCAGCGAAGGTCATACCTGTTCGGAGATACTATTTGCGATTGGGAGCGTTGACCTTGGAGGTGCCAGGTTCGGGCGTTTCCTCTGTCTGCCCCTCCTGCTGCGCCTTCCATGCGAGGTAGTCCTCGTAGGTCACCGGATGATCAATCGGCTGATCGGACTCGATCTTAACCCAACGGTTAGTACCGGGCACCTGCACCGGATACTCGTAGGTCGTCTCCTCGTAGCCCACCAGGAAGTTTTGCATGTCCTTGCCGTCGGTCGCGATCCCCTGAGAGATCGGGGATTCGCAGCCGCCCATGAATAAAGCCCCGGCCGCAACCAGGCCGACTATCCAGAGAGAGGGGATTTGCATATCACAGGAACTTACATAGAGGATCGTCCCCTGCAATCCTTTTGCGCTTGCCAAGCGCTCAGAGCATGCTTTTCTTGGTCCCCTTTCGCGGGTCGGTAGCTCAATCGGTAGAGCAGTGGCCTTTTAAGCCATTGGTTCTGGGTTCGAGTCCCAGCCGGCCTACCAAATACCCCCCAGTTTCCGCAAGGCCTTCCTGTAAAGGAAGTTTTAAAAACCCTAGCTTTGGGCAATCAGGGCAAAAAGCCTTTACATTACGGGTATTATACGAAACCGTTTTGCAATAACCAGAGTCGGTATACCACCGGCGAGGGTCCGCCACAGGCCCTAAAATAACTCGCCAGCAGACTCTATTTGTGCTTTTTTGTCTACCAATTGCTCTCACATGAAGAAAGTTGTAATCGTTGAGGACCAGACCGCTGTACGGGAAATGATTTCCCAGATCGTTCAGTCTGATCCGTCCTTTGAAGTGGTCGCCGAGCCCGGCGACGGTCAGGAAGCCTACAACCTCGTCATGGAGCTGAAGCCCGACTTCGTCATCCTTGACGTCATGCTTCCCGGCCTGAATGGCGCAGAAGTGCTCCGGCGCTTTGCCAAGCACCTGAAGAACACACGCGTGCTCGTCTTCTCCGGCTATCAGAACCCTTCACTCGTACGGGAGCTGCTGCAGGCAGGCGCCCATGGCTTTGTCGAAAAGTCCGCCCCCCTGAGCGAGCTGAAGAAGGGGATCGAGATCGTCGCCAACGGCGGCAGCTACTTTGGCCCCGAGGTCGCGCAGATGCTGCGTGAAGCCGTCCTGAACCCGAACTCCTCCAGCCGTAAGGGCGTCGATGTCCTCACTGCCCGCGAGCGGGAAATCCTGCAACTGATCGCCGAAAGCCACAGCACCAAGGAAGTCGCACAAAAGCTCAACATCAGCGTGAAGACTGCGGAAAACCACCGTACGAACCTGATGAAGAAGCTCGACCTGCACGATGTGGCCAGCCTGACCCGCTATGCCATCCAGCAGGGGCTGATCGAGGGCGTCGCCCCCTCCACTCCGGAAGCCTAGCGGCTCCCCCTCCCTCCCAGCACGCCGGATAAGTCCTCAGGGACCACCGTCTACTTCTGTTGACAAGTAAGCAGCGGTTGACACATCAAGCCCAGCTAGGGGCGCACGGTTTAGCACGTCTGCCGTAAACGCTCGGCAAGCAGCTCAATCAAAGCCGGATCTTCCCCCAGAAGGCGCGTCCGGTATGTCTTCAACGCGGGAGCATCTGCCTCAGCCCGCGCACAGATCTGGGCAATATCCCCACCCGAGCCCGCATGGCGACCCGGTTGTAGAAACAGCATGCTCACCACGACCGCCTCATCGCGCCAGCCCGGCCGGTGCAGCAGTTTTTCCAGTAAGGGCTCATTAAAGGCATAGCGTTCACCCTCACGCCGCTCCATCGAGCAAGGGGCCACCGCCTCGATACCTTCTCCCAATAAATCGGCCAGGCGATGGGCAATGCGATTGCGAACCTGCGTCACGACCTCGACCGGCGACCCATGATCCACGAGGGCCACCCGGGGGCTCTCCAGTTCCTCTGATTCCATTAACTCGCGCACACCGCGCGCCAGGATACCAGCCACGACATCATCCCCCGAGCCATCCTCCGGGCATAGGCACGGTGCCAGGTGAACCCGCAGATCCGGCACCTTCGCCCGCCAAGCGGAGGCCTGCTCGGGGATGTACTGCGTGATCGCCCGACTCGGCCCGAGGAACAACGGGATGACATGAAACTCCCGTGCGCCACGCGCGACGTGATGCTCCAGAAACGACAAAAATGTCCAGGCCCCCTCCCCGCCGAGGAGCTGCGGGTCGACACGATCTGCATGCATCAGGGAGACCGGATGCACCTCGGTGCCCGAGGCGTTTCCAACGGATTTTGCCAATGCACGCAGACTTAAGGTTGCCTCCGGCCGCAATGAGCCATTATCGACTAAAAGGTAAAGCGGGCTTGTCATGGTTTTTCACGTCTTTTAACATCTGCGTTACGAAATTCCTTGCCCATACATTAAGATTCAAACATCAGTAGGAATCAAATGAAGAAGGTCAGTCTTTATCTCGTCAGTCTCAGCCTCAGCGCTTTCATGTTCACCGGGTGTGAATCCGACCCCGAACCCTCTCCGGACGATACTCTCTCCGCCACCGTCGGAGGTCCCCGTGAGGACTGGATCAATCCAGACGAGATCAGCCCCGCCACCGGCGACTCCCTGGAGATGCGCGACCCGAACTTCAGTGGCATGAACGGCGGCCTCGCTCAGGGCAACATCATGGCCTCCGTCCAGTTCGGCTTCGATGAATTTACCGTCCAACCCTCCGAATACGGCAAGCTCGATCAGGTCATCCAATACCTGAACAGCAACCCCGGCGCACGCGTGATCTGCGAAGGCCGCACCGACTGGTACGGCACCAACGAGTACAACCTCGGCCTCGGTGACCGCCGCGCCAACGCGGTGAAGGACTACCTCGAGCGTAAGGGCATCGCCGCCACCCGCATCGAAGTCCTCTCCCTCGGTGAGCTCGACGCGATCCAGGACCTGCCCAAGACCGACCCGGGCGTCATCGGTGACCGCCGCGTAGACGTCATGCTGGTCGAGTAAGTTTTCACACACACACCTTTTTCAAAGAAGAACGCCAGACGAGTCCGTCTGGCGTTTTTCTTTGTCCTGAACCTTTAACCAGGCAGAAAAACTTATCTCTTATAAGAGATGAAATGGCGAACCCGAGCCTGCATGACTCAGCCCGGCCCTTAATGACTTAACAAAACCCTCAGCCTTCGGACCTACTCCCCGAAAGCCATGCGGCGCAGGATGCTCTGGTAGGCATCGATGCCCTTCATCATCATGTCGATCTCGAAGCTCTCGTTGGGGGCGTGCAGATTATCACGCGGGGTAAACAGGCCGATCATGAGCGAATCCAGCCCGGTCTTGTCCTTGAGGTCGCGGATGATCGGGATGCTTCCGCCCTCACGCAGGTAGAGCGGCTTCTTCCCAAAGGCTTCCTCGATGGAGACCTCGGCCGCTTCACAGGCGGTGGCGAATACCGGTGAAAGGTCCGGCGCGGTGTTCGGGCGACCGGCGGGGGCCACGTAATAAGGGCTACCGCCCTTGTCGACTTTGACATCGATCTTCACCTGCGGCGGGCAGCGCTCCAGCAGCGCAGTCTTCAGCTTGGCGACGATGTCGGCCTCGTCCTGGTCGGGCACGAGGCGGCAGGTGATTTTAACAAAGGCCTTGGCGGGGATGATGGTCTTGCTCCCCTCGCCCTGATAGCCGCCGCCGATACCGTTAAACTCCAACGTCGGGAAGAAGCGTACCAGCTCCAGCGCGGTCGCACCGTGGGGATGGATAAAGCCCGGCACACCGAGAATCTCCCGGTACTGCTCCTCGGTCACGGGCAGCTTGGCCAGCTCCTCACGCTCCCAGGTCAGCGGCTCGACCACGGCGTCGTAGAAGCCCGGCACGTTCACACTTCCGTCCTTGTTGTGAAGCGAGGCACACAGCTCCGTCAGTGCCTGCACCGGGTTGAGCACCGGGCCGCCGTTGACGCCCGAGTGCAGGTCCAACTCCGGACCGGTCAGGGTGACCTCCATACCGAGCATGCCGCGCAGGCCGGTCGTGATCACGATCTGCTCAGTGCCGGGGCTACCGGTGTCCGAGAGGAGGATCATGTCGGCCTTGGAGAGGCGCTCGCCGTATTTTTCCAAAAACCCGAGAAAGCTCGGGCTGCCCATTTCTTCCTCACCCTCGATCAGGTACGTGATGCGCAGCGGCAGGTCCGGGTGCTCATCGAGCAGGCGCGAGAGCGCAGTCATCTGCACTGCCTGCGGGCCCTTGTTGTCAGCGGTACCGCGACCGTAGAGTCGGCCATCGCGCACCTCCGGCTCAAAGGCCGGGCTCTTCCACAGCTCAAAGGGGTCGGCGGGCTGCACATCGTAGTGACCATAGATAATCACATGCGGCACGTCCTCGCGATCGGGACCACGCTCAGCGAGCACGATCGGGTGCTTCGGGGTGGCCACCTCCTCGACGGCAAACCCCAGCTCGGTCAGTGCGTTTTTAACGTAGTCGCGCGCGCCCTTCATGCCCTCGGCATAGGCCGAGTCGGTAGACACACTCGGGAAGCTCGCGTACTTGGAGAGGAAGGGGATCGGATCAATGGCCATAGGAAATAAAACGTTAACGTTAAGTTAACACCCCCTCCCCCGAACGCAATCCACGAAGCACGCATCATGAGTCCTACCGCAAAAAAATCCCCCACTCTTCCGAGCGGAGGATTTTTTTAAAGGACGCAAAGGCATCAGTGACCCGGAGGGTCTCTGGTCCAGGACTTCGTTCTGGCGCCCTGCCTAGTGCTTAAAGTGGCGCTTGCCGGTGAAGACCATGGCCAGGCCGCGCTCATTGGCGGCTTTGATGACCTCCTCGTCGCGGACGGAGCCGCCCGGCTGGATAGCGGCGGTGGCACCGGCCTCGGCGGCGGCGATCAGCCCGTCGGCGAAGGGGAAGAAAGCGTCGGAGGCGACAATCGAACCCTGCAGGGAGAGCCCAGCCTGTCCGGCCTTCCACACGGCGATCTGGGAGCTGTCCACGCGGCTCATCTGCCCGGCACCGATGCCCAGCGTGCGCTCGGCAGAGGCGTAGACGATGGCGTTGGACTTCACGTGCTTGACGACTTTCCAGCCAAAGCGCATGGCGGCCCATTCTTCATCGGTGGGCTGGCGCTCGGTCACGACCTTCCAGTCAGCGGGCTTGTCCGGGTAGTGGTCGCGGTCCTGAAGCAGGAAGCCGCCGACGACGGACTTGACCTCCTGCAGCGAATCGGAGCCGAGGAAATCGCGGGCGATCATCAGGCGCAGGTTCTTTTTCTTACCGAAGACCTCGCGCGCGGCGGGCGTAAACTCGGGGGCGATGATGACTTCGCAGAAAATGCCGGCAATGATCTTGGCCAGATCGGCGTCGATCGTGCGGTTGGAGACGATGATGCCGCCGAAGGGGGCCTGCTTATCCGTCTCAAAGGCCTGCTCCCAGCAGGTAACGAGCTCCATGTCGCTGGCCACGCCGCAGGGGTTGGTGTGCTTGAGGATGCCGACAGTGGGCTTCTCAAACTCGCCGATCAGGTATGTGGCGGCGGTGATGTCGATGATGTTGTTATAGGAGAGTTCCTTGCCCTGGAGCTGCTCGAAGCACTCGTGGAAACGGCCGTAGAGCGCGGCCTGCTGGTGCGGGTTCTCACCGTAGCGAAGGCTTTGGGCCAGCGGCATTTCGAGGCTCAGGCGCTCGGGCAGACCGATCTGGGCACTCTCCTCGACCTGCTTCTCCAGGTAGGAGGCGATTGCACCGTCGTAGGAGCTGGTGCGCTGGAAAACCTTGAGGGCGAGCTTGCGGCGCAGGAAGGTCAGCGCATCGCCACCGGTGGCGAGAGCTTCAAGCACGGGCGAGTAGTCGTCAGCGTCACATACCACGGTCACGCTGGCGTGGTTCTTGGCAGCGGAGCGGAGCATGGAGGGACCGCCGATGTCGATGTTTTCGATGGCTTCCTCAAAGGTGCAGTCACGGCGGGCCACGGTCTCCTCAAAGGGGTAAAGGTTCACACAGACCAGATCGATCATGTCGATACCGTGCTCCTTGGCCTGGGAGAGGTGGTCGTCCTTGTCGCGGCGGCAGAGCAGCCCACCGTGGACCTTCGGGTGCAGGGTCTTGATGCGACCCTCCATCATTTCCGGAAAGCCCGTGTACTCACTCACGTCCGTGACGGGGAGCCCCTGCTCGCGCAGAAGCTTGGCCGTCCCCCCGGTGGAGAGGATGCCGTAGCCCTGTTGCTCGACGAGGCCCTTCGCAAAATCGACGAGGCCGGTTTTATCGCTGACCGAAATTAGCGCCCATTTACTCATCCGAATTACCCTGCCCCGCCGCGCCGCCGGGGCAAGTCAAAACCGGATACTCTGACCACGCACCTCGATTTCGGCGCGCCTCTTATTTATTGGCATAAATATGCCATTTAAAACTCGACACCGAGATTTGTATGTCTAGAGTATGAAGCGGCAAAGCTCGGAAGCGGTGGTACTGCCCGTTTCCGCGCCTCCCGCCAAAACTGTAATAGCGATAGCCAATCTCCCGGGCCCGTCTTCTAGCCTGATCGACGGGTCCGGGCTTTTTTTTGGAGAATTACGCCCCAGCTCGCGTGAGAACGCCTAGGCCTTGTTCCCGCTCTGCCCGGCCAGCAGATGAGCAAAGATACCGTCCTGATCCGCCAGTTCGTCGAAGGACCCGCTCTCCTGCACACGCCCCTTTTGCAGGACGACGATACGGTCTGCGGTACGAACCGTGCTCAGGCGGTGCGCGATGGTGATCACCGTACGTCCCTTGGAGAGGTTTTCCAGTGCCGCCTGGACCTGGCGTTCGCTCTCGTAGTCCAGCGCCGAGGTCGCCTCGTCGAGGATGAGGATGCTGGGGTTGCGCAGCAGAGCACGGGCAATGGCGATACGCTGCCGCTGCCCACCGGAGAGGCTGACGCCCCGCTCGCCGACCTTAGTCTCGTAGCCCTGATCAAGCTGGCGGATAAACTCATCCGCGTAGGCCAGGCGGGCTGCCTCGTAGACCTCGTCCATGCTGGCAGTCGGACGACCGAAGCGGATGTTGTCCGTGATCGAGCCGGACAGCAGCAGACTGTCCTGCATGACGATGGCACAGCTCCGGCGGAACTTGCGCATGGCGATGCGCTGCTGCGGCATACCGTCGATCAGGATGCGCCCTTCGCGCGGGGCATACACCCCGAGGATGAGGCTGACGATCGTGCTCTTACCCGAGCCCGAGGGACCGACAAAGGCCACGTGCTCGCCGGGCTTGATAGTGAGCGAGAAGTGCGTGAGCACATCCGGCTTGTCCTTCTCGTAGGTGAAGCACACATCGTCGAAGGTGATCTCCCCGCGCATGTGCTTGAACTCATACCCGCCGTTCCACTTCTCCACGTAGCCGCTGTCGAGTAGCTCGCGGATGCTGCGGTAGCTTTCCTCTGCGAGGAAAAACTGCTGGCTGAACGCCGTTAGCTGGTTGATCGGGCGCAGGATGATCGGCAGGGAGGCCTGGAAGGCGACCAGCGTACCGATGCTCGCATGACCGGAAATCGTGAGGATCGCGCTCATGGCGATAACGGCCACGGAAAGTGCCTCGGTCAAAAAGTAG
This genomic interval from Ruficoccus sp. ZRK36 contains the following:
- a CDS encoding ABC transporter ATP-binding protein is translated as MKAKANAPQGRNKGGLIEFIWSERQRLVGVVALTMLRTLAIAPIPIIAKAIIDYALAAKEITVVLQLAGVIVCLLALHTVIAVSGSSLVARRIPRMVLDLRARIFHKLQFMHFGFLDRTKTGRLLSKYAFDTQQVEGALVPIIYTIMPDLAYAGCLTIILVFLNPLLSAVIVCVVPIIFAMRWIFMKRILQTNHSVRVARERLTGAASEYISALRLVRSLGEEHAVDTQMSGHSEGFREGRERQIRLNQNLGTYSYFLTEALSVAVIAMSAILTISGHASIGTLVAFQASLPIILRPINQLTAFSQQFFLAEESYRSIRELLDSGYVEKWNGGYEFKHMRGEITFDDVCFTYEKDKPDVLTHFSLTIKPGEHVAFVGPSGSGKSTIVSLILGVYAPREGRILIDGMPQQRIAMRKFRRSCAIVMQDSLLLSGSITDNIRFGRPTASMDEVYEAARLAYADEFIRQLDQGYETKVGERGVSLSGGQRQRIAIARALLRNPSILILDEATSALDYESERQVQAALENLSKGRTVITIAHRLSTVRTADRIVVLQKGRVQESGSFDELADQDGIFAHLLAGQSGNKA
- the purH gene encoding bifunctional phosphoribosylaminoimidazolecarboxamide formyltransferase/IMP cyclohydrolase, with product MSKWALISVSDKTGLVDFAKGLVEQQGYGILSTGGTAKLLREQGLPVTDVSEYTGFPEMMEGRIKTLHPKVHGGLLCRRDKDDHLSQAKEHGIDMIDLVCVNLYPFEETVARRDCTFEEAIENIDIGGPSMLRSAAKNHASVTVVCDADDYSPVLEALATGGDALTFLRRKLALKVFQRTSSYDGAIASYLEKQVEESAQIGLPERLSLEMPLAQSLRYGENPHQQAALYGRFHECFEQLQGKELSYNNIIDITAATYLIGEFEKPTVGILKHTNPCGVASDMELVTCWEQAFETDKQAPFGGIIVSNRTIDADLAKIIAGIFCEVIIAPEFTPAAREVFGKKKNLRLMIARDFLGSDSLQEVKSVVGGFLLQDRDHYPDKPADWKVVTERQPTDEEWAAMRFGWKVVKHVKSNAIVYASAERTLGIGAGQMSRVDSSQIAVWKAGQAGLSLQGSIVASDAFFPFADGLIAAAEAGATAAIQPGGSVRDEEVIKAANERGLAMVFTGKRHFKH